The DNA region GGTGTGTCCGACCACCTGCAGGGCCTGAAAGGGGACCATGATTTCGTAGTCTTCGCCGAAATCGCCGACGATCATCAGCAGTTTCTTGCCAGCCATGGTGTCCTCCTGGGGTGTTTTGTTCGTAGTGTGAAGGAAGTTATAGACCATTCCCTTGTTTTGGGACGCCATGCAGCGGGACCCGGTTCCCGGCAATCGGTCCGGGCGTGACGGATCGCGTCTGGTCTATGCTCGTAGTGGCATGGTACTTCCGGCGAAACGCGATAAGGAGGGCAGGGGAATGCATTTCAAGCTGGTATTGAGCCTGGTGCTCGCCGGGCTCGCGCTGATCTTCATTCTGCAGAATGTTGCGGTGGTCGAAATCCGTTTCCTGTTCTGGACGATTTCGATGTCG from Gammaproteobacteria bacterium includes:
- a CDS encoding LapA family protein — translated: MHFKLVLSLVLAGLALIFILQNVAVVEIRFLFWTISMSRALFMLFMLAIGFIVGWIAHSLMMHRGTRTEIR